In Oryza sativa Japonica Group chromosome 3, ASM3414082v1, one DNA window encodes the following:
- the LOC4334141 gene encoding mADS-box transcription factor 34, producing MGRGKVVLQRIENKISRQVTFAKRRNGLLKKAYELSILCDAEVALVLFSHAGRLYQFSSSSNMLKTLERYQRYIYASQDAAAPTSDEMQNNYQEYVNLKAHVEILQQSQRNLLGEDLAPLATNELEQLESQVVRTLKQIRSRKTQVLLDELCDLKRKEQMLQDANRVLKRKLDEIDVEAAPPQPPWNGNCSNGHGGGGGVFSSEPPQPEHFFQALGLHAVDVNQPPAPPPGGYPPEWMA from the exons ATGGGGCGAGGCAAGGTGGTGCTTCAGCGGATCGAGAACAAGATCAGCCGGCAGGTGACGTTCGCCAAGCGGCGGAACGGCCTGCTCAAGAAGGCCTACGAGCTCTCCATCCTCTGCGACGCCGAGGTCGCCCTCGTCCTCTTCTCCCACGCCGGCCGCCTCTACCAGTTCTCCTCCTCATCCAA CATGCTTAAGACGCTTGAGAGATACCAGAGGTACATTTATGCTTCGCAAGATGCTGCCGCACCAACTAGCGATGAGATGCAG AACAACTATCAGGAATATGTGAACTTGAAGGCACATGTTGAGATTCTGCAACAATCACAAAG GAACCTTCTAGGTGAGGATTTAGCTCCACTGGCTACAAATGAACTTGAGCAGCTTGAGAGTCAAGTAGTCAGAACCTTGAAGCAAATCAGATCAAGAAAG ACTCAGGTACTACTTGATGAACTCTGCGACCTAAAGAGAAAG GAACAAATGCTACAAGATGCAAACAGGGTCCTGAAAAGGAAG CTTGACGAGATCGACGTAGAGGCAGCTCCCCCACAGCCTCCATGGAACGGAAACTGCAGcaatggccatggcggcggcggcggcgtgtttTCCAGTGAGCCTCCCCAACCAGAGCACTTCTTCCAGGCCCTCGG GCTTCATGCCGTGGACGTGAaccagccgccggcgccgccaccgggcGGTTATCCTCCTGAGTGGatggcctag